Genomic window (Nitrososphaera sp.):
CAAGTTTACGGGAGGAAATGTACCGGCAGTTGACCTCTACAAGGACCGCCGGAATGGAGCCGCGGTCAAATCGCTCATAGAGGGGCGCCTTATCAACTCCGCTCATGACTGTTCCAAAGGGGGTCTGGCAGTCGCCCTTTGCGAAATGGCGATCCAAGGATGCACAGGGATCAGCGCAGAGCTGGATACCGTGGCCGTCCACACTGAGAAACCTGATGAGTTGTTTTTTTCCGAGTCAAATTCTCGCTATCTGGTAGGAACGTCCGAGCCGCAAGAGGTAAGGAGGATTCTTGAAGATTCGGGACTGGCGTTTGCAGAGCTGGGAACGGCCTCCGGCAAGCACATCCGGCTTCAGCTCAGAGGCAATGAGATAACTAGTATTTCATTGTCAAGGGCTCAGAAGGCTTATGACTCGCTAGAAAAACTTGTTTCTTGAGCTGGAGGATATGTTTTTTATGTCATCCGTCTACTTAGCTTTGGAGAAGCGCGAATAATGAGTCCGTATATTTTTCTCCGCATGCTAAAATTCTCAAACCTGTTCAATGCATTCTGCTCAAACCCCTCTCTGCACTTCGGGAGAAGATGATTCTTGGTTCATGAAAATTGCGGCGTGGTGGGAGCGTTTTCCCGAACGGGGCAGAATGTTGTCCCGCTAGTCATTGACATGCTCCGGGCCTTGCAGCACAGGGGGCAGGAGGCCTGGGGCTTTGCCGTGCCGGGCAAGCAGCCATTCAAAAAGTTGGGACTTGTTTCTCAGCATGCGAGCGAGTTTCCAAGCATCGTTAAGCGATTTAGGTCCCATGCCGCGATAGGCCATGTTCGCTACTCGACTTTCGGGAGAAGTTCAATTGACAATGCCCAACCCCTAAAAGTAAAGGATCTGTGCATTGCGCACAACGGAACCATCGCAAATGTCGAGGAGCTGTCAGGCATGGTGGGCGGTTGCACCTTTACACCGCAGACCATGAGCGACACGCTTGTTGCGGCGCAGAGACTGGTGATGCATCTTACGGCAAAGCCAGACATGGCTGAGGCGATCAACATCCTGAAAGGCGAAATGATCGGCTCATTTTGTTTTACCTTTTTGACTGATGAAGCATCAGTTTATGCGGCCCGAGACACAAGAGGCTTCAGACCGCTGGTGCTTGGATACCATAAAGAAACAGATTCGTTTATGGTTGCTTCCGAATCTTGCGCGTTTGCGGCTATCGGCGCCCAGTTACAGCGTGATGTCGAGCCCGGGGAATTGTTGAAGCTAAACGACAACGGTGTCGAGAGCCGAAAATTCGCCATCGAGAAACAGCACGCCCACTGTGCTTTTGAATATACCTACTTCGCGCATCCCTCCAGCATAATGGAAGGCATAAGCATTTACGCTGCAAGGAAAAGAATGGGCCAGTTTCTAGCGAACAAGTTTCCCATCATGGACGCAGATGTCGTTGTTCCTGTCCCTGACTCGGCGCGTCCTGCAGCATTTGGATATGCTCAGGAACTAGGGCTTGTATTTGAAGAGGGTCTGTTGAAGAACAGATACAGCAAGAGAGGCTCCATGAGGAGTTTTATCGAACCGTACCAGGATACTAGGATCGAAATTAACCGCGAGATAATACCGATAAAACAGGTAATCGAAGGCAAACACGTCGTGGTAGTTGACGATAGCATCGTCCGAGGGACTAGTTCAGCCTCAATAATCAGAACTCTCAGGGCCGTGGGAGCGAAAAAAATCAGCCTAGTCGTGACCTATCCGCCCGTAAGGTATCCTTGCTACGCGGGAATCGACTTTCCATCCCAGGAGGAACTAATAGCGTTCCACCCTCAAAATGAATCAGAATCCAATACAGTGCTTGCCTCAAGGGTGGCGGCGGCGATCAGCGCTGATTATGTCGCATACAACGATACCAGCAACCTGGCAAGAGCGATAGGGCTGCCCGAAGACGAGCTGTGTTTTACATGCTCTACAGGCAATTACACAACACTTGGGGTCAAGCCCTCGTTCAAGTCGAGGGTAGAGATGAAGGGCGAATGACGCCTTCTACGTAAGCTTTCAACCTTAAATAATCTCAGACCTTATTGATACACGTGCGGACGACTTATATCGCGATTATCGCCGGGGGCATTGTGGCCACTGCGATATTGCTGATGGTATTATCGAACGCTCCAACCAAAGATTATTCGATAAGCGTTGATGCGCTCAAGGACAAGCAGAGTCTTTTCACCAACGCCCGGGTTCTGGTCACGAACACTGGCAGACTCCCACTGACAAATATCCTGGTCAACTATGGGAACAAGACCGAGCCTGCGGTTTCAGTGTTAAATCCGGGCGAGCAGCGGACATTCTCGCCTCCCGACGGCGTGCCTCTGGAATCCGTTACTGTCACAGCTGACCCCGGGATAAAGATCGTTCAACCTTACAGAGAACCCATAAAGCTGCCCGGCATGATAGGGTCCTGATGGGATTCAGGTCCTTTGGTACTCTATTGGCGCAGCGACTGCGCGACCAAGGACGAAGCAAATCCATTCATTGGTCAATTCAGCCGATTCGAAGAATTGCGAACACTCGAACTTTAATACGTGAGAAGACCAATTTCCGACTGGAGCAATGAGAACTGATTCACACTCGGATGAACAACTGAAGAACATCTACAAATCATACAATCGCATAGCCGTGGTTGGAATGTCAAAGAACGAGGAAAAGGCTGCTGGTTATGTCCCCCGATACCTCATGGCACAGGGCTACGCAGTTACTCCCGTGAATCCGACCGCCGACCAGATAATGGGCCACAAGTCCTTTCAAAAGGTTAGCCAGATACAGGATCGGGTAGATATTGTGGACATCTTTAGACCTTCAGACGATGTTCTTGAGGTGGTAAAGGATGCCGTGACGAAGCCCGGGATCAAACTCATCTGGATGCAAGAAGGCATCTACAACGAAGAGGCGGAAAAACTCGCCAAAAGCCACTCGATAGATGTTATTTACAACAGGTGCATGATGGCAGAGCACAAGAGGTTGTTTGCCGACCACGCTTGACTGAGATTTGATTATTAAGTTAAATCTGTGCCTAACGCAATGACCGCCGGTTTGGAAAAATCACCTCGCGACATATTCGGAGCTGCCAGGGAAGTCCTTTCGAAATCTGCAATTTCAGAAAACATGAAAATCAGATACGATGAGGAGAAAAAGGTTATCCGTATCTACGCTGAGGGCTCATCGGCGCTGGACCGTGCCTCCTCGGGGCTCTCCGAGGTGCTAGAGTTGTCTTATACGACCGCAGAGCACCACCCTTACTGGGCAGTCCTGTACCACTCCGCCGAGATCTGCAAGAGTATCCTGGACTCATGGGACGTCGAGCTTTCAAAGAGCAATATCGAGGAGATGGAATGGAGGATAGAAGAAATCAAGATGGCACTCGAAAGGGCTAAGCACTAGTGCTTATAGAGAATCAGTCAGCAAGTCGCCGTCGCGCCTGCTGATCCTGGACAGTGCTGTGACCTTGCCCCTCCAAAGCAGAGCAGAGTCTATAAATAACAAAAAGGACTCAGGGCATTCATGATAAAGATAGGACTGATAGGAAAGACAAATACCGGCAAGACTACTTTCTTTAATTCAGCGACCCTATCTTCAGCAGAAATTTCAAATTATCCGTTTACGACAAAGCAGCCAAACATTGGCAATGCTAACGCGATCTCGTTGTGCGTTCACAAAGAATTTAACGTCCAAGACCAGCCGAGAAACTCGCGATGCATTGACGGCTGGCGGTTTATTCCAATAGAACTTGTAGACCTCCCAGGACTGATAAAGGGCGCATGGGAGGGTAAGGGGCTCGGCAACCAATTCCTTTCGATTGCATCACAGTCTGATGCCCTGCTTCACATAGTAGATGCCTCTGGAAGCATCGATGCATCTGGCAAAATCGCAGAACCGGGCTCTGGTGATCCGGTTGCGGACGTCGGGGACATCGAGGAGGAGTTGGTGATGTGGTACGTGAAGCTCTTCGAGGCAAATCGTGACAAGATTTCACGAGCAATCGGGTCGGGCTCAGAGCTTGACTTGGCCATCACGGAAGTCTTTAGAGGTATAGGAGTAAAAGAATGGCATGTTCGACAAGCGTTGTCGGAAAACAAGCTCGAAGACAAGAAATTCGACGAATTTGATCAGGATCAGACAAAGAACTTTTGCTGGAGCCTGCGAGACATCTCAAAACCGACCTTGATAGTGGCAAACAAGGTGGACCTGCCCACCGCTACTGAAAATTTCAAGCGGTTGCAGGAGGAGTACCGTGACATGATAATAGTTCCCTCTAGTGCCGACGCAGAGCTCACGTTGAGGAGGGCGGAAAGCAAGGGCATAATACGT
Coding sequences:
- the purF gene encoding amidophosphoribosyltransferase codes for the protein MVHENCGVVGAFSRTGQNVVPLVIDMLRALQHRGQEAWGFAVPGKQPFKKLGLVSQHASEFPSIVKRFRSHAAIGHVRYSTFGRSSIDNAQPLKVKDLCIAHNGTIANVEELSGMVGGCTFTPQTMSDTLVAAQRLVMHLTAKPDMAEAINILKGEMIGSFCFTFLTDEASVYAARDTRGFRPLVLGYHKETDSFMVASESCAFAAIGAQLQRDVEPGELLKLNDNGVESRKFAIEKQHAHCAFEYTYFAHPSSIMEGISIYAARKRMGQFLANKFPIMDADVVVPVPDSARPAAFGYAQELGLVFEEGLLKNRYSKRGSMRSFIEPYQDTRIEINREIIPIKQVIEGKHVVVVDDSIVRGTSSASIIRTLRAVGAKKISLVVTYPPVRYPCYAGIDFPSQEELIAFHPQNESESNTVLASRVAAAISADYVAYNDTSNLARAIGLPEDELCFTCSTGNYTTLGVKPSFKSRVEMKGE
- a CDS encoding redox-regulated ATPase YchF, with translation MIKIGLIGKTNTGKTTFFNSATLSSAEISNYPFTTKQPNIGNANAISLCVHKEFNVQDQPRNSRCIDGWRFIPIELVDLPGLIKGAWEGKGLGNQFLSIASQSDALLHIVDASGSIDASGKIAEPGSGDPVADVGDIEEELVMWYVKLFEANRDKISRAIGSGSELDLAITEVFRGIGVKEWHVRQALSENKLEDKKFDEFDQDQTKNFCWSLRDISKPTLIVANKVDLPTATENFKRLQEEYRDMIIVPSSADAELTLRRAESKGIIRYVPGDERFEINDTTGLNDKQKWALNFIRKDILGEYLRTGVQFAINVAVFKLLKMNVVYPVADLQKLSDKHGNVLPDVYLMRSGSTVEDLAREIHTDLAKGLLYALDGRDGLRLPASYHLKDRDVLSIVSARKKK
- a CDS encoding CoA-binding protein, giving the protein MRTDSHSDEQLKNIYKSYNRIAVVGMSKNEEKAAGYVPRYLMAQGYAVTPVNPTADQIMGHKSFQKVSQIQDRVDIVDIFRPSDDVLEVVKDAVTKPGIKLIWMQEGIYNEEAEKLAKSHSIDVIYNRCMMAEHKRLFADHA